AACCACATCAACAGCATAACCATACTCATCAACCTGTTGATTTAGTTTTTGCATGGTGTTGTTGTCAATTTTATTTTCAAACGCAGAAAACAACTTCTGCACTGAAGGATTACTTTTTACAAGAGAGTCTTTAGCCAGCCAGGCAGCATGGTAGGGCGGAAAATATTGCTTATTGTCATCTAAGATATCAAGTTTAAATTTAATGATTCTAGCATCGGTAGAAAAAGCAGTGATGATATCAACTCGTTTGTTATTGATTGCTTGGTACATTAGACCTGGTTCAAGATTAATTTGTTCTACTTTATTCAGATCTATTGTGTACCATTGGCTCAGACCTTTTAAACCATCGGGCCGTGTAAAAAAAGCATGGGGTGCGCCCATTTTTATCGTTTGGGTATCTGATTGTGCTAATAAATTTTTTAACTGTTCTATATTGGTAATACTTTTAAACTTTTCATCGCTATTTCTTACGGCAAGAGCATAAGTATTATTAAAGCCTAAGGGTTTAGACCAATTAAGGTTATACTGTTGCATAAATTCTTTATGTACAATGTTCCAAATAGTTTCTGGATTGGATTCACCGTGAAGTTTTAAGATGGAGATGTAACCTGTACCAGTGTATTCAGGATACAAATCAATACTTCCTTGTTTAAGCGCTTCAAACACAATATGCGAACCAGCAAGGTTCAGTTTTCTTTCTACCTCTTCTCCTTGATGCTCCAGATACTGCGCCGCGATCTCACCAAGAATAAGTTGTTCGGTAAAATTTTTAGAACCGATGATGATTTTTGCTGAAGTGCTTTGAGAAAAGAATAAAAACAACCCAATAAATAGTGCACTTATTTTATTATCAGTATTCATAGCGTTGACTCTCAATGAAAGATTGGACAAGTGGGTTGTCAGTTTCTTCAATAAATGAACGAGGAGAACCTTGTTGAATAATTGATCCTTCACTCAGAAAAAAAATATATTCACTTAACATAAACGCTTCATGAATATCATGTGTAACCATGACAATTGTGGTGCTGTGTTTTTTATGCAAGTCTTTCAGTGT
This window of the Oligoflexia bacterium genome carries:
- a CDS encoding glycine betaine ABC transporter substrate-binding protein, which translates into the protein MNTDNKISALFIGLFLFFSQSTSAKIIIGSKNFTEQLILGEIAAQYLEHQGEEVERKLNLAGSHIVFEALKQGSIDLYPEYTGTGYISILKLHGESNPETIWNIVHKEFMQQYNLNWSKPLGFNNTYALAVRNSDEKFKSITNIEQLKNLLAQSDTQTIKMGAPHAFFTRPDGLKGLSQWYTIDLNKVEQINLEPGLMYQAINNKRVDIITAFSTDARIIKFKLDILDDNKQYFPPYHAAWLAKDSLVKSNPSVQKLFSAFENKIDNNTMQKLNQQVDEYGYAVDVVAKNFLEQSIFKSKTQTNLQKSSSEKLGFLRFIKSQQQFLFKKTFEHAQLCFFVILCSIVLAVPLGVYAQRNKVFKSIVFFISNVLQTVPSLALLGFLIPVLGIGIKPSIVALLLYSLLPIITNTYTGIVSIPKHTKESALSLGMNQKQLLWYILMPLALPQIFAGIRIAAVITIGTATLASLIGAGGLGDPIFQGISQANTYYILLGAIPAAAMALLVDAIFKSIEKHVSWQ